The segment GGCTCGTCGACCGGCTGCTGCGGCTGCCTGTCGCCGAGCTCGACCGCCGGAGCAGCGGCGACCTCATCTCCCGGGTAGGGGCGGACACCACGCTGCTGCGCTCGGTGGTCACCAGCGGGCTCGTCGACCTCGCCTCCGGCGTCGTCATCATCGTCGGCGCGCTCGTCGCCATGGCCGTCGTCGACCCGCTCCTGCTGGGCGTCACGGTCACGGCCGTCGTCGTGGGCATGCTCGGGGCGCTGCTCGTCGTCCGCCGGGTCAGGTCGGCGTCGCTGGCCGCGCAGACCGCCGTCGGGGTCATGACGGCAGGCGTCGACCGGTCGCTCGGCGGCGTCCGCACCATCCGCGCGGCCGGCGCCGAGGAGCGGGAGTCCGAGACCGTCGGCGCGTCCGCGACCGGGGCGTTCGTCGCGGGGCTCCGGCTGGCCCGGCTGCAGGCCGTCCTCGGGCCGGTCGCCTCCATCGCGGTGCAGGGGGCGTTCCTCGCGGTGCTCGGCGTGGGCGGGGTGCGCGTCGCCTCCGGGCAGGTCACGGTGGGCGACCTCGTCGCGTTCGTCCTCCTGCTGTTCCTGCTCGTGCAGCCGCTGGCGCAGGGCATCTCGGCGTTCGCCGCGATCCAGACCGGCCTCGGCGCGCTCGCCCGGATCGAGGAGGTGCTCGCGCTGCCCGAGGAGTCCGGCGCCGACGTGGTGCGGGTGCGGGGCGCGCTCGGGCACGCGCCGGTCGAGGTGCGCCTGGAGGGCGTCTCGTTCTCCTACCCCGACCCTGACAGCGCGGACGGCCTGGGTGCCCCGGTGCTGGTCGGCACCACGTTCACGGCCCCGGCCGGGCGCCGGACGGCGATCGTCGGCCCCTCCGGAGCCGGCAAGTCGACCGTCCTCGCCCTGGTCGAGCGGTTCTACGACACCGACGCCGGTGCCGTGGTCGTCGGCGGGCACGACGTCCGCGACCTCGACCGCCGCGAGCTGCGCGCCGCGACGGCGTACGTGGAGCAGGACGCCCCGGCGCTGGCCGGCACCATCCGCGACAACCTGCTGCTCGGGCGGCCCTCCGCCGACGACGACGAGCTGCGGGCGGTGCTCGCGCAGGTCAACCTGTCCGACCTGCTCCTGCGCGGCGACCGCGGCCTGGACACCCAGGTCGGCGACGACGGCATCCTGCTGTCCGGCGGCCAGCGCCAGCGCCTGGCGATCGCCCGCGCGCTGCTCGCCCGGCCCGCGCTGCTGCTGCTCGACGAGCCGACGTCGAGCCTGGACGCCCGCAACGAGCAGGCGCTCGCCGACGCGGTCGCCGCCATCGGCCCGGACACCACCGTGCTCGTCATCGCCCACCGGCTGTCGACCGTGGTGGACGCCGACCGGATCGTCGTCATGGACGGCGGGGCGGTCGTCGCCGAGGGCACCCACCGCGAGCTGGTCGACAGCTCTCCGCTGTACCGGGACCTGGCGGCCCGGCAGCTGCTCGTCTGAGGGCTGCCGGGCGGTCCCTCACGGAGCGTGCGGCGCGGGCGGCTGCTGCCCGGTCGGGCCCGGACCCGGCACCTGGTCGGCCGTGTCGTGGTCGGCCGGCGCCTCGCCGGCCGACCCCCCGTCGGTCGTCGCCTCGTCGGTCGCGGACTGGTCGGTCGCGGCGTGGTCGGTCGGGGACGGCACGGGGGCCGGCAGCAGCACCCGGAAGGTCGCGCCGCCGCCGGGGGTGTCGTCCACCTCGACCCGTCCGCCGTGCCCGGCCACGACGGCCGCCACGATCGACAGCCCCAGACCCGTGCCGCCGGTGCCGCGGTGGCGGGAGGCGTCCAGGCGGGAGAACCGGTCGAACACGCGGGCACGCTCCTGCACCGGGATGCCGGGGCCGTGGTCGCGGACCTCGAGCACCGCGGCCGGGCCGGGGGCCGTACCGACCGCGAGCTCGACCGGGGTGCCGCGGGGGGTGTGCCGGACGGCGTTGCCCACGAGGTTGGTGATCACCTGGCGGAGGCGGTCCGGGTCGCCGACCACGTGGACGGGCGCGACGCCGCTGCCGTCGAGCGCGCGCACCGTCACCCGGCGGGTCGGGTCGAGGGCGCGCACGTCGCCGCCGGCGTCCAGCGCGAGCACCGCCAGGTCGACGTCGGTGCGCTGCACGGGGCGCTGCTCGTCGAGCTTGGCCAGGAGCAGCAGGTCGTCGACGAGGACGCCCAGGCGCCGGGCCTCGGCCTCGATCCGGGCGAACGTGGGCGCGACCTCGTCCTGCGGCACGGCGCCCTGCCGGTGCAGCTCGGCGAACCCGCGGATGCTCGCCAGCGGCGTCCGCAGCTCGTGCGAGGCGTCGGCGACGAAGCGCCGCATCCGGTCCTGGCTGGCCTCGCGCTGGCGGATGCTGTCCTCGATCCGGGCGAGCATGCCGTTGAGCGCGCCGGTGAGCCGGCCGACCTCGGTGTCCTGGCCGCCCTCGGGCACGCGCGCCGACAGCTCGCCCCGGGCGATC is part of the Aquipuribacter hungaricus genome and harbors:
- a CDS encoding ABC transporter ATP-binding protein; this translates as GARADLRVLGRQLRPHTGALAVAGVLGLANAAAALAQPLLVREVIGSIEAASSVLTPAVWLVVALVVAAVLSGIQSYVLQRTGEAVVLRTRRRLVDRLLRLPVAELDRRSSGDLISRVGADTTLLRSVVTSGLVDLASGVVIIVGALVAMAVVDPLLLGVTVTAVVVGMLGALLVVRRVRSASLAAQTAVGVMTAGVDRSLGGVRTIRAAGAEERESETVGASATGAFVAGLRLARLQAVLGPVASIAVQGAFLAVLGVGGVRVASGQVTVGDLVAFVLLLFLLVQPLAQGISAFAAIQTGLGALARIEEVLALPEESGADVVRVRGALGHAPVEVRLEGVSFSYPDPDSADGLGAPVLVGTTFTAPAGRRTAIVGPSGAGKSTVLALVERFYDTDAGAVVVGGHDVRDLDRRELRAATAYVEQDAPALAGTIRDNLLLGRPSADDDELRAVLAQVNLSDLLLRGDRGLDTQVGDDGILLSGGQRQRLAIARALLARPALLLLDEPTSSLDARNEQALADAVAAIGPDTTVLVIAHRLSTVVDADRIVVMDGGAVVAEGTHRELVDSSPLYRDLAARQLLV
- a CDS encoding sensor histidine kinase, with product MPEPGGTAPVPPAPPQGARPGSGVSLELRLVLIVVLAVTVATMVVGAALVVEERRQLVERVDAQLRATALTLAQATADELAGPVQEGRRVSLVADIPSEYVVVVFVESRDTTVEVRPVVRSRGGMPAVPELSSSEAAARGSEPFTVGSQQGVGRWRVVSLPTDSGDASVSVALPLDADDATKRLSVVTLVIGSAVVAVAALLGGVAVRRSLRPLTAVEHTAVAIARGELSARVPEGGQDTEVGRLTGALNGMLARIEDSIRQREASQDRMRRFVADASHELRTPLASIRGFAELHRQGAVPQDEVAPTFARIEAEARRLGVLVDDLLLLAKLDEQRPVQRTDVDLAVLALDAGGDVRALDPTRRVTVRALDGSGVAPVHVVGDPDRLRQVITNLVGNAVRHTPRGTPVELAVGTAPGPAAVLEVRDHGPGIPVQERARVFDRFSRLDASRHRGTGGTGLGLSIVAAVVAGHGGRVEVDDTPGGGATFRVLLPAPVPSPTDHAATDQSATDEATTDGGSAGEAPADHDTADQVPGPGPTGQQPPAPHAP